Below is a window of Buchnera aphidicola (Kurisakia onigurumii) DNA.
TTAGTTTAATTGTAAAGGATTGACTATGACATCTCATCGTACCTACTCTAACACAAATTCCATCGATATTTATTTTATTTTTATTTTCTAATATTTTATTAGATTCCATTTCTATTTTAGATTCTTCTTTTGTTTGTCCATTTTTAAAATACTCATCAATCCAAGGAATAACACTACCAGCTAATGGTGTTTTAAAATAATTTTTAGGTATACAATTAGATTGTAAACTTTTACTTACAATTTTATCCATTTTTAATATAGATATATTTGAATCATTTAATAAATTTGATATAGAATCATATAAATAACCCATTTGTTTTAATAATTCTAACATATATAAAGAACCTGCTCCAGATGCAGCTTGATATGTTGAAATATTAATCCATTCTACTAAATTATTTTGAAATAAACCTCCTAATGCTAATAACATTAAACTTACTGTACAGTTACTACCAACAAAAGTTTTATAACCTTTTTCAATATAATTTTTAATAGATAATTTATTAATTGGATCTAACACTATTACACTATCTTGATTCATTCGTAAATATGAAGCAGCATCAATCCAATATCCTTTCCATCCATTTTTTCTTAAAGAAAAATATACATCTTTAGTATATATACTTCCTTGACAACTAATAATAATATCCATTTCTTTTAAAACATCAATATCATAAGCATTTTTCAATATACTATATTGTATATTATTGAATTTTGGACCTACTTGACCAATTTGAGAAGTAGAAAAAAAAATAGGATTTATCGTAAAAAAATCATTTTTTTTTTCCATTCTATGCATTAATACAGACCCTACCATACCCCTCCAACCTACGAAACCCACCTTATTCATCATATTTATTTTTCCTAAGTATTGTATTAAATATATATTATGTTAAAATTTTTAATAAAAATTTTAACATAATATATATTTAATGAATTTTATTCTTCATAATTTTTATACTCAAATTTATTTATTTTGCAAAATTTAAAATATTAAAACATAAAATTAAAATAAACAATATAGTTATACAATATATTTCATGTAGTATACTACATGAAATATATTGTATAACTCAATATTATTATAAAAATATTTTTTAAATTAAAAAATATTTTTTTAAAAAAATTAATATAAAATAATTTAAAAAAATATAACACATGATATTATTTTATTAATTTTAATTAAGGTAATAACTATGCATGAAATAATTTCTAATTCTATTTTACTAATATTGATTATGGATCCTTTAGGAAACCTTCCTTTATTTATGTCATTATTGAAAAATTTTTCTCCAAAAAAACAACGTTTAATATTAATTAGAGAAATGTTATTTTCTTTAATAATTATGATAATTTTTTTATTTTCAGGTGAAAAAATATTACATTCTTTAAATGTAAAAACAGAAACAGTATCAATATCTGGAGGCATAATCCTATTTTTAATAGCTATTAAAATGATTTTTCCCATTGAATATAATGATAAAATGTTTATAAAAGAAAAAAATATAGAAGAACCGTTTTTAGTTCCTTTAGCAATACCATTAGTTGCAGGTCCTTCTTTATTAGCTACGTTAATGTTATTATCTCATCAATATTCAAAAAATATAATATGTTTAATTATTTCTTTAATAATATCTTGGTTATTTACTCTTATAATACTTTTACTTTCTGGATTATTTTTAAAAATATTAGGAAAAAAAGGTGTTAACGTATTAGAAAAACTAATGGGATTAATATTAATCATGTTATCTATACAAATGTTTTTAAATGGAATTAAAATATGGTTTCATAGTTAATTTTTTATAAAATTAAAATTTGTTATAAAAATTATATTTATAGAATAAAATTAGAATAAATTTCAACTTGCTTTATATTCAAAAAAATAATATTTTTAGACACAAAAAATATGTTACATTAAAAAAAGAAAATAATTATTTTATATTAAGTAGAGAAAATACTAATATGCTGACAATACAAGATTTAAATTTTGACAAAAAAAGAGTTTTAATTAGATTAGATTTAAATGTTCCAATAGAAAAAAATAAAATTGTTTCTCATGCAAGAATTAAATCTTCTATACCAACTATAAAAAAAATTTTAAAAAGAAACGCAAAAGTAATTTTAATGTCACATTTGGGTAGACCTAAAGAAGGAATTTATGAATCAAAATATTCTCTATTTCCTGTTTTTGAATATTTAAAAAAAATATTTTTGAAAACAAATGTATATTTTTTTTCAAAATATGAAGATTCAAAAAATATAAAATCAGGAGAATTATGTTTATTAGAAAATGTACGATTTAATATAGGTGAAACAACCAATAATCTAGAATTATCTTTAAAATATTCTAATTTATGCGATATATTTATTATGGATGCGTTTGGAAGTGCACATAGAAAACATGCATCTACATACGGTATATCAAAATTTTGTAAAAAAAAATGTATAGGTCCATTAGTACTTAAAGAAATTAATTCTTTAAATAAAATATTTAAAAATCCTGTTAGACCAATGGTATCAATATTAGGAGGATCAAAAATATCTACAAAATTTAAAATATTAAATACATTAGGAAAAATATCAGATTACATAATTGTAGGAGGTGGAATAGCAAATACCTTTATTGCAATAAATAATAAAATAGGAAAATCTTTGCATGAAAAAGAATACATAAGCAAAGCATATGATTTATTAAAAAAATATAAAATAATTATTCCAGTTGATTCAAGGGTAAGCACTAGTTTTCATCAAGATTCTATTGCAATACTTAAAGATGTAAATAAAATTTCTAAAAATGAAGAAATAATGGACATTGGATTAAAAACAGAAAAAGTAATACAAAAAATTATAAAAAAATCTAATACGATTATTTGGAATGGTCCAGTAGGAGTATTCGAATTTAATCAATTTGCTAATGGAACAAAATGTATAGCTGAATCAATATCAAAAAATAAAGGATTCTCAATAGCAGGTGGTGGAGATACAATTTCCGCAATTGAAAAATTTAATATTGAAGATAAAATATCTTATATATCAACAGGAGGAGGTTCTTTCTTACATTTTTTAGAAAATAAAAAACTTCCTGCTATAGAAATTTTAAAAAAATAAAATAATTCAATTATTTTAACAAATTTAAATTTTTAATTATTTAAAAATGAAAAATAGGAAAAGTATTATGTATAAAATATTAGATATAATTAAACCAGGAGTAATATTTGGAAAAGATATAAAAAAAATTTTTTCTATAGCAAAAAAAAATAACTTTGCTATACCAGCAATCAATTGTATCAACACTGATTCTATTAATGCTGT
It encodes the following:
- the asd gene encoding aspartate-semialdehyde dehydrogenase; this translates as MMNKVGFVGWRGMVGSVLMHRMEKKNDFFTINPIFFSTSQIGQVGPKFNNIQYSILKNAYDIDVLKEMDIIISCQGSIYTKDVYFSLRKNGWKGYWIDAASYLRMNQDSVIVLDPINKLSIKNYIEKGYKTFVGSNCTVSLMLLALGGLFQNNLVEWINISTYQAASGAGSLYMLELLKQMGYLYDSISNLLNDSNISILKMDKIVSKSLQSNCIPKNYFKTPLAGSVIPWIDEYFKNGQTKEESKIEMESNKILENKNKINIDGICVRVGTMRCHSQSFTIKLKQNISISNIEEIITNNNKWVKIIPNTKELSIKKLNPVYTSGTLNIPIGRLRKLSIGKKYLSAFSVGDQLLWGAAEPLRRMLKILVKK
- a CDS encoding YhgN family NAAT transporter, whose translation is MHEIISNSILLILIMDPLGNLPLFMSLLKNFSPKKQRLILIREMLFSLIIMIIFLFSGEKILHSLNVKTETVSISGGIILFLIAIKMIFPIEYNDKMFIKEKNIEEPFLVPLAIPLVAGPSLLATLMLLSHQYSKNIICLIISLIISWLFTLIILLLSGLFLKILGKKGVNVLEKLMGLILIMLSIQMFLNGIKIWFHS
- a CDS encoding phosphoglycerate kinase encodes the protein MTIQDLNFDKKRVLIRLDLNVPIEKNKIVSHARIKSSIPTIKKILKRNAKVILMSHLGRPKEGIYESKYSLFPVFEYLKKIFLKTNVYFFSKYEDSKNIKSGELCLLENVRFNIGETTNNLELSLKYSNLCDIFIMDAFGSAHRKHASTYGISKFCKKKCIGPLVLKEINSLNKIFKNPVRPMVSILGGSKISTKFKILNTLGKISDYIIVGGGIANTFIAINNKIGKSLHEKEYISKAYDLLKKYKIIIPVDSRVSTSFHQDSIAILKDVNKISKNEEIMDIGLKTEKVIQKIIKKSNTIIWNGPVGVFEFNQFANGTKCIAESISKNKGFSIAGGGDTISAIEKFNIEDKISYISTGGGSFLHFLENKKLPAIEILKK